DNA from Daucus carota subsp. sativus chromosome 1, DH1 v3.0, whole genome shotgun sequence:
aatattaatttcattttaaaattattaaatatcaaattaatcataatataattatatataaaacaataatattaattacatgtttaaattttttaaatgtatGTAGAAGTCAAGATGACATATAAAAAATGagtgaatatttaattaaagttgatatatataattatttaatatttgttgaaattggaCTTCAATTAACACATCTAACATCCAGACTAATAAGTGTATAGCACAAAGATTATTATTCATACATACATATTAATGGTCaggagatttaacaaatgactcTGTCTAATGTTTAGACTATATTTGTTTCAAGTATAGATATTCTCATAATTATTATAAGCGATAAGTTGGTAAACTCTTTGTTTTAAACTATTGGTGAACTCTTTCCTTCACGGCTTTCGGTTGGTGTTTAACAAAGTGTGTCCTAAACGTTGTTAAGATTTGAAACAAGTTGTATTCTTATATGTTAATCATACTAATCACAACTTACTTCAACATAAAAACAGGAGTTTGTTCACATAAAAACCAAGTACTTGTATTCCTTACAATTTAGCcatttaaacttatttttatgTCGAATAGATCATGCTAACCTTTATTAATAATGCACTACAGCACTGATACTTGGGGCCTgagaattaaaatcaattactCGTAcacataataattatttttgtcgTGTTGTCTATAATCATGCACTAATTTGATAACCAAAATTTAGACTTccacttatatatataacttaaaagTTGAAACAATTAGCAAAGTAATACATGTTTTAACGTATCAACTTTTTTTtctcaattaaatatcaaaGGGAATTAACAACgtatatcattaattaattgattttaacaatttttttaatgtcgTTTTGATATTAGTGGCCAATCTGATATATGAAACTCACTTGAGTGATTCGCTTGATGATACATCCCCTTATAAAGAAGATTGCTAAAATTACACAAAAGAGAAATATATCATTGGGTTAAAATCTTTTTATGCACAATGTTTGTAGTTATTATTAATAGTATAtcttcttaattattttaactaaaagtTTTGTAGGTTGGAAATATTTTAATAAGAGTGATAATAatgtttagttatttaaaaataaaatgttattaaattaagtaattataaatataaaatattattttcatataataaaatacaaatatcttaaatttcgacaaatataatcaatattacGGGTTGGCTAATTTGTTGGAGAAATATTCttacatttatatttatgacatatttttatttatttgattaaaaacGTTAGTGGCCCGAGAATTATAGTTTTCTAGTTTAAGAACACGCTGATGTTGTGCTAAAACATCGTATGAACTCTATAGCGTCCCGTTGAGCAGGTAATCACAAGTCATATTCCATTGCATTCAGACCGCAGATCATTAGAATCAAGGTCAGCTATGTTTTCATGCTCATAAATAAGAAAAACTAAGTTCACAAAGAACTACTAATCGTTTATCAATCATCTTTTATTGCAGTGTTACCCCATCTTTGTTATtctatcaaaataaaatatgaagatTTGTATATATACGGTCAGCGTTCATTCCGCTATGTTTAAGAAGTCCAACTTCaaaatatatctattatacCAAGTCTTGGctgtatttaaaaaattcagcTTCTTAGGccgaaaatatattattatattaaatgttTGGATTTTTCTTTACGaacaataagattttattaatataaaatactagaaAACAGTCAGGACAAACCCCCAAACTGACCACTATAACCTTATTGTAAAACAAAATGCGAGCTAAGCAAATAGTCGTTTTGTTTTTAGATTGCTTAATCGATAGAATATAAGTATTCtacataataaaaatgattacaatTGTTTTTCGAACAATCCGGTCGTCACCAACATCCTGAAATAATAGAATCACACAATTGACTTGCGTACATAAAAAACCGATGATAGCCAAGTGTTCATGCACATCAGTTACACTAACTGAGGTTGGGATACAGATATCCCATATATTATCCCATATATTGAACAATCCTTTATTGTGTGAGGTAAGCTCTCGCGATAATCACACAATTCCAAATTTGAAGCGGGTTACCCAGATCTCCCGATACACTGCAGAAATTATTCTTAACACAACATGACGACAAATAAAAAACACACTAAAACATACACCAAAATATTGGGGACAATCAACAACCCAAAAGAATGGGCACCACAACAAGATCACTCCCCGAAAAAATTAGATCTCGATTTTATTAAAAACCTaataaatagaaattaaaaattcagaaatGGAGGAAATGGGATGAGGGGATGATTGGGGGCGGATGTGAGTTGATGGAAGGATGAGACGATGACAGATGAATGAAAATTATGGATGACGACCGACTCTTAGTTTCTCTCCGGATTGATTTCTCTTGATGTgtggatttttaaaaaattataaattaataaattataaaaagttgaaaatatttatttttatttcaaatttaattagagaattgataaataatttcatCCTTCACTAATAAATTTCGtatagaaattttatatcacaactatcaatatatttatatattatcggTTCGGgaacaaatttaatataattttaaattagggCCAATCTTAGATTACTATAACTAAAAACACAAGTACAGAAAATACTGTTTAAGAATAGGATTACATGGTcttgaaaattaatatactaCCAGTCACGACTGGAAAAGTAGTACGAGATACAGACACTTGTCCTTAATTATTAATCTCATCTACCCTCCGGTTAACCGGAGATAATAATCCGGCGGTATGGCTCCTCCCCATGATGACACCAACTTGAAAGCTTCCGAGGAGTCTCGTCCTGTTTCTaccatcctcatcatcatcggTAACTCCATCTCTCTCAACTATTGTTACatttatgtttgtttttgttcaATGTTGtaattgattttgttttgttcTGATTTGATTTGGGCAGCTATGCAAACTGAAGCTATGCCGCTAGTAAACAAGTTTCAGCTTTCTCAAGCTGTTGATTCTGTGTAAgccctatttttttttaatctttgtgTGCTATATCTATTTGTTAGCCCACTTGCTTgctttttactatttttggaatatGCAATTTGTTGGGTTATTGATGCATTATGCTGATGTAAGAaaacaatcaatatatatttttatgtaaagTGTTTGTAGACCATAGTTGGAGTTTTCGTGTAATCACTACCTCATTTTAGTTCAGGCAAAGAAAACTTGAAATGTTAGATTGAAAAGGGGATCTTCCCATCCGGTTTAGTGCCTTTAGTTGTTTGTTGGTGCTGGAACTAGAGATTTCTGCGTGAACCGTCTTCGGTCTGCGACGGATGATCCCCGATTCACCTCCAGTGTGAGAATAAGTTAACCTGGAATAGGTACTAGCTATGGACGTACAAGAGCTTGTGAATATGaaattgtgtatatattataatcaaacCTGAACCAACTTATTTAGTCATTCCTCCCCACTTCATTCGGTCGGTGCCTCATGGTCAGGAAAGTGGGAAGTGGGTGAAGGTGAATGTGGAGTAAAATCAGGAGAGTGGCAGTTGTGTCCTCTATTGTCTGTCTTGACCCAGTTTTTGGGGCTTCCTCAAACAGAACATACAATGGCTCTTTGGGATGGGGCTGTACAACCTGTCCCGAAGGGGCCTGTGCTCTGTCGGGCCCTATGTAATGGGCTCGGTAAGACGGGCCTCCAACAGTTAGTACAGTCAGTCAACTTGTGTGTGCCTACTTTTACTCGGTGAAAGTTCTTTTAAAATGTTTTCGCCGTGATCTGTGATCTGTTTGAAGTAAAGACTGATGTTAAGAGATTTTTTTGTATGTGTGACTAATTTGATTTGTCATCACGTTTTGTGCAAAGTATTGGCACCAGTTTTTTAGTTCATTGTGATTAATTTGAATGATATACTCTGCAGGTTCCCAAAAGGCGTTCCTTGGGTCCGTTATCATGGAACTTACAAAGATTTGAATATTAATATCATCTGGCCGGGGAAGGATGAAGTTCTCGGTATGTTCTTCTTTCTTGCATGTAATGTCTTATTCTGCAAGGGGACATAATATGATTATCCTGTTTGTTTAAAGCTCCGAACTATTCCATATGACTTGGCCCTGTATTTTACCGTACTGTCTATTATCCTGCTGCTATTTCCTCTATTgtcattttaatagattgttttcATTAACAGAAGTTATAGTGTGTTAATAGGTCCAGAGCCATTATATTTTGGTGTCCCGATCTCCGagcattttttatacatatgcaattttttttgatttttttttttgcatagcAAGCTTTTCCAAGACCTTACTGATtggttttctaaattttttacatttatatGTGCTTGTCTAGGGCTACCTGTCAGTTTGTGATATAGCATTTCCCTCTActttcttttcatcttactcATATTAAATCCCCAATTGAGCTTTAGTTTTTTCTTTCTGAATTGATTTCATTcttcaaattattttatgtaaaCTTCTAGATCCCTGTCTTTAAATTCTGTGTCTTGTTTTCCAGGGGTTGACAGTGTGGGTACTGTTTCTTCCGCACTAGTGACTTATGCATCTATTCAAGCTTTACAACCTGACCTTATTATCAATGCTGGTACCGCGGGTGGCTTTAAGGTAAGGCTATTTTGCTTGTCCTCCAACCTTTCTGGTTTGTTTTCCTTTATTTCTTTTGCCTTTCTTATTTCCTACATACATCATTTGATGACTCTTCTTTCAATCTATATCTCGATGTTGTGTGGGTGACGGCCCTCAAAGTCACTATGCTTAACACAATGGACCTGAAAGTCACAATTGAAATAAATGGCCCACAATGTCACTTCAAAACGCCACTTAAAAAGGTGTTTTGGTCAAAAACGTGATTGCGCTTCACGTTTAGCTTATGTTCAGGAATGAAAAGCGGAAACGTCAATAGAACTACCGTTTTGGAGTCAAAACGTATGTTAATGTCACGTTCATGGCATgtgcattattttttttaataaactgaAACGTTTCTTTAAGTAACGTTTAAAGGTTAAACGTGACATTAAGTTGCGTTTTACAGCCTAAACCCAACTTAAGGTtgcgttttgatttttttttatttttaaaattaatttaatttcaattataaataaattattctaaaacccaaatataaaccctaaaattttaaaaattattaatctatGTTTTTAAGATTAATTGTTTAATTTGGTTCCTCGGCTTTAGGGCCTCACAGCCTAAAGCctcgaattaattagggtttaggctcgaagGATTAGAGCCTAAAGGCCCTAAACCCTCAATCCCAAACCCTAACCGTCcgtcaatttaatttaaagtataaattaataattctaaaacccaaaagtgaaccctaaatgttaacgattattaatttattttattaaaccgGTTCCTCGGCTTTAGGGAAGGCCCTAAAGCctcgaattaattagggtttaggctcgagggattAGGGCCTAAAGGCCCtaaaccctcaatcctaaaccctaaccgtcagtcaatttaatttaaattataaattaatcattctaaaacccaaaagtGAACCCTAAATGTTAAAAAATGCAAACCATTTTTTGTTCCGGTTTCTCGGCTTCCGGGCCAACCGGCCCTgaagcctcgcattaattaggaaTAGGGTCGCGTGTTTAGGGCCTAAAGGCCCTAAACCCTAACGGTCGTCGGTTACTGTAAAGCGTGCGCGcatcattctaaaacccaaaggGGAAcactaaaccctaaatgttaaaaAACGCAAACTATTTCTTGTTCCGGTTGCTCGGCTTCCGGGCCTCCCGGCCCTgaagcctcgcattaattagggtttagggcctaaaggccctaaaccctcacccctaaaccctaacggTCGTCGGTTACTGTAAAGCGTACACGCGACATTTTAAAACCCAAAGGGGAAcactaaaccctaaatgttaaaaaacacaaaatattTCTTGTTCCGGTTTCTCGGCTTCCGGGCCTCCCGGCCCTGAAGCCTCACATTAATTAGAGTTTAGGCTCTTATCTTGCTTTGTTTTGGTGGAGTGTTTTTTGTTACTTCCAGAGATGTAAATTACTAATACGCatgtataattaaaacaataatatgtTTTTGTGGAAACGCTGTTTAGTCTGGCGTTATgggtttatttaaaaataaaaagtgtaAAACGGGGTTGCGTGTGGCGTTAAGGAAGTTTTTATAAAACGCTGCTTTAAGCCCAGTTCTGGAGTGACAGGGGAGGgccatttttttaaattgtgcCAACTGGGGCATTCTGTGTATAAAACAAGACACTGAGGGCCTTTTCTCATGTTATGGTCCAGAAGGTTAGTTAAATATCAGGCCTCTTCTGTATTGCTTCTAAAATTCCACTTTGACAAGAAATAAATCTCTACTATATAGTTGGCATGTGATTTTTTTCCTTATAGGTTTtctatatataaatgtttatgacTTTGTAGGTAGTTCTACTTGTGCTCAGAAGATTTCCCCACCaaacattattaaaaatatagtcTCTCTTTTTCATTCTTAATACCTAATTCATCGTTTTGTTGAGCGAGATCTGTACTCCATCGACTGTCTATAGTAATCCCTCTCTTCAACTCGTGTGCACAGTTCACATGGTTCTTTGGAAAAATGATcttacttaaatatttaatttaacagGCAAAGGGTGCGTGCATTGGTGATGTGTTTCTTGTGTCCGAGGTTGCCTTTCATGATAGGAGGATACCTATCCCTGTAAGTTTCCAGCAGTTTTCATTGATGTACTTTTTAGTTTCCTGAGAGTTATATTTCAATCATTGATGCATTTATCTGTGCCACAGCTGGTGCTCGATTATAACACCAAAAGTTTGGTGATGTTAATATAGTGGTCTTTGGTAAGTAAAAGCAGGAAATCTAAATACCATAGTTTGTCCTCCTATTTTTTGGTTTCTTGGACAACTACtttgtaataaatataattaatatatgtacCTACTTGTGTACACATTTTGCATAAAAATATAGCTTTGGTCTCTTCTGCGAGATCTTCCttaattaaagatttaaaataggGTTGTATCCTAGTATTTTGCAGCTTACATATTCTTCTTTCTTATATTGGTTAAGCATAATCAAGATGTGGCCATGTGCCGCATAATATTTCCAGAGGATCAGCCATTACAATCTGCCGgggattaatttatttatttttgatattcaaTTAAACATGAGCGTAGTAAAGATACCAGTGAGCAATCAATCAAACAGCGGCAGTTCATGAATTCCAGTATCTGCGATTGCATTGCAGTGCAAAGAAAATCCATTTACctactcttaaatttttaatttctttgatGGTCGAGTGATCTGTTTGAATTGTGTTGGTACTTGGTCATCAAGTCCCCAAATAGTTTTGTTCTTTGGCTAAAAAAATATCAAGTAACTCTTTCTTAGTTAAAATTTAATCCAGGTGGTTTATGATTTTTGTAGTTATTGTTCTCTTTCATGCAAACTTTGTTCTGTATTATCAAAGTGAAACTTTACCTAAGACTCTTTCCTTCTAGGTGTTTGATCTCTACGGAGTTGGTCTCCGACAGACATGCTCAACACCAAATATATTAAAGGACCTCAATCTGAAGGTAAAGTTCTGTTCTATACACTTCTACGGCAACTATAAATTTCTTAAAGTGTAAATGACTTTATTCCTTTTACTAGTGGAccttttttaaattgttaattgtcTCTCGGGGAAcagtttaaaaaaaagttttaatgACGTAATGTTAGTCATTAATGTAAGCATGCATGACTGCACGTGGCCATGTGCATCCGGAGATACTTAGGTATATGTTTGTGTGATATTGCCTTAGTGCTTGTTTGGTTAACGATGGGAAGTAATTTTGTATGTAATTAATTACTATGGAAATTGTAATAAATGGGaagttaaaatttatgtttGGTTGGTACATAGGTTTTAACTTCCTACAGGAAGTGCAAGTTACGAAGGGGGACCTAGGTGAGTAACTTCCCATGATTGATGGGTATTCAAAGTTCCAGGGAATTTACATTTCCCTAATTAATGTCAACCAAACAACTTCATCAAATGCTACTCTCTGGGAATTTCAACTTCCTACATATCTGAATGTTAACCAAATAACCACTTATTTTTCCTTAAATTACGTACTGGTTTACCTGATCTAAATTTTAACTGAAAGTGAATAACTACATCCCAATTTTGCAGCCGTCTAATATATTGATCCCATTTGTTACCTTTTACTATAGGATTTGTTAATGGAAAATAAGGCATTTTTAAGTTTATGGATTTCTGAAGCTGATTGAAATTTACAATGTATTATGTTGAATGAAAATAAGTTATGCTTTAGCTGAGTGATGGAGCATGTTTCAGGTTGGAAAACTGTCTACCGGTGACTCCTTAGATATGTGCACGCAGGATGAATCATCTATCATTGCCAACGATGCAACAGTTAAAGACATGGAGGTAAACTTTTAATTGCTAATCATGATTATATTAAGCATTATGAACCATTCTTTGGAATCTTCTAATTAATTATAGTAATAGTCTAATCCAGCATTGGCAGTCATTTGTTT
Protein-coding regions in this window:
- the LOC108204741 gene encoding 5'-methylthioadenosine/S-adenosylhomocysteine nucleosidase, yielding MAPPHDDTNLKASEESRPVSTILIIIAMQTEAMPLVNKFQLSQAVDSVFPKGVPWVRYHGTYKDLNINIIWPGKDEVLGVDSVGTVSSALVTYASIQALQPDLIINAGTAGGFKAKGACIGDVFLVSEVAFHDRRIPIPVFDLYGVGLRQTCSTPNILKDLNLKVGKLSTGDSLDMCTQDESSIIANDATVKDMEGAAVAYVADLLKVPAVFVKAVTDIVDGEKPTSEEFLENLAAVAAALEQAVAQVIDYISGKCISEL